In a single window of the Christensenella timonensis genome:
- a CDS encoding cell division protein ZapA, whose protein sequence is MEKIKTVVSIGGKEYTICGTDSAEYIHRVALKVNAKLDEMKKANPALNNIQLAMLTSLNLADDYTKAHDELVATKKELERVKKELERQAPGNNRTVPYRK, encoded by the coding sequence GTGGAGAAGATAAAAACGGTTGTCAGTATCGGCGGAAAGGAATACACGATCTGCGGGACGGACAGCGCGGAATATATCCATAGGGTCGCGCTCAAAGTGAACGCAAAGCTGGACGAGATGAAAAAAGCCAATCCGGCGCTCAACAATATCCAGCTTGCCATGCTCACCTCTTTAAACCTCGCGGACGATTATACGAAAGCGCATGACGAACTGGTGGCGACCAAAAAGGAACTGGAGCGCGTCAAGAAAGAATTGGAGCGGCAGGCTCCGGGGAATAACCGAACCGTGCCTTACCGCAAGTAA
- a CDS encoding phosphotriesterase family protein, which produces MQRRIRTVTGDIPVEELGWCQTHEHLFLQKGKPYEIDTALCMDDFDRSIEELNAYKAAGGGAIVDAQPVGSGRMAGAMAEASYATGVSIIACTGFHKQNFYYEDSFIFREKEETLAGLFTSEVTDGMLPSGRDEKKRLEARAGVIKVAVEKNGVRTNAAYEKLFAAAAAAAAKTGAPVLAHFDKDADALALIEYLGQYNIPANRLIACHLDRARYDIGYHREVAQSGAWMEYDTINRLKYHDNEKEFKLIQGMIEAGYAGRMLFSLDTTNKRLRAYGADMGLDYLLKEFTVYMQQRGLGGYMRQIMVNNPAQAVAIQKGTEEKRTAASAITHHVPLM; this is translated from the coding sequence ATGCAACGTAGGATTCGTACCGTGACAGGGGATATACCTGTTGAAGAGCTCGGGTGGTGCCAGACCCATGAACACCTTTTTCTGCAAAAGGGAAAGCCTTATGAGATCGACACGGCGCTGTGTATGGACGACTTTGACCGTTCGATCGAGGAATTGAACGCTTACAAGGCGGCGGGAGGAGGCGCGATCGTAGACGCCCAGCCCGTAGGAAGCGGGCGGATGGCCGGGGCCATGGCGGAAGCGTCTTATGCGACAGGCGTATCCATTATCGCGTGTACAGGCTTCCATAAACAAAATTTTTATTATGAGGACAGCTTTATTTTCCGCGAGAAAGAAGAAACCCTTGCCGGGCTTTTTACAAGCGAAGTGACAGATGGGATGCTGCCCTCAGGCCGGGACGAAAAAAAACGCCTGGAGGCGCGTGCGGGCGTCATAAAAGTAGCGGTCGAAAAGAACGGAGTCCGGACGAACGCGGCGTATGAAAAGCTTTTTGCAGCGGCGGCAGCGGCGGCGGCCAAAACGGGAGCGCCTGTGCTTGCCCATTTTGATAAAGACGCGGATGCGCTTGCGTTGATCGAATACCTTGGCCAATACAATATCCCGGCTAACAGGCTGATCGCCTGCCATCTTGACCGGGCGCGCTACGACATCGGGTATCACCGGGAAGTGGCGCAGTCCGGCGCGTGGATGGAATACGATACGATCAACCGCTTGAAATATCACGACAATGAAAAGGAATTCAAATTGATCCAAGGCATGATCGAAGCGGGCTATGCAGGCCGGATGCTGTTTTCGCTCGATACGACAAACAAGCGTTTGCGCGCATACGGAGCGGATATGGGGCTCGATTACCTGCTGAAAGAGTTCACGGTATATATGCAGCAGCGCGGCCTGGGAGGATATATGCGCCAGATCATGGTCAATAACCCTGCCCAGGCAGTGGCAATACAAAAAGGTACCGAAGAGAAACGGACAGCAGCAAGCGCAATAACACATCATGTCCCTCTGATGTAA
- a CDS encoding sensor histidine kinase, with the protein MIKTIFGKIMLLFMAIIMVSLFISGIMMSWVVRNAYLDDSEQQMLGIAGDVETLLSFYRSNYMTFNQMAAQILVKAETNKDVIWIVDSDGTVWTAADPSGQTSVTKEEIQMYFKDMFVELQKGNAVKVVTEESNFFNTPVITVATPVLSDGTVTGYVFVHKKINELEASLMAMYRQIVLAACISAALGIILTYLFSKSMLRPLSVVNTGAKQLAKGHFDIRLDVSSKDEIGQLADTFNSVARELKKYEATRESLVANVSHELRSPLTSIQGLLQGVIDGTIPREEAEHYLGVVLDETKRLGFLISDMLDLAKIESGQFPMQIEKVELSELLRRTLITFESKIEAKKLEVFVELPEEKQYVYADENRLKQVLHNIIENAIKFVNVGGELKISTTSTQASVFVNITNSGDVIPREDLPYLFDRFYKIDKSHSRTKEGTGIGLSIVKNILKEHGQKIWVTSDEQSGTTFTFTLKKA; encoded by the coding sequence ATGATCAAAACGATTTTTGGGAAAATCATGCTGCTTTTCATGGCCATTATCATGGTCTCTTTGTTTATATCCGGAATTATGATGAGCTGGGTCGTACGCAACGCCTATCTTGACGACAGTGAACAGCAGATGCTGGGCATTGCAGGCGATGTGGAGACCCTGCTTTCTTTTTACAGGAGCAATTACATGACCTTCAACCAGATGGCGGCGCAGATCCTTGTGAAGGCGGAAACGAACAAGGACGTGATCTGGATCGTGGACAGCGACGGAACGGTCTGGACGGCGGCTGACCCGAGCGGGCAGACGAGCGTGACCAAGGAAGAAATACAGATGTACTTTAAGGACATGTTTGTCGAGCTGCAAAAGGGGAACGCGGTCAAGGTCGTTACCGAAGAATCGAATTTTTTCAATACCCCGGTGATCACGGTAGCAACGCCGGTGCTGTCGGACGGGACTGTGACGGGGTATGTGTTCGTACATAAAAAGATCAACGAGCTGGAAGCATCGCTGATGGCAATGTACCGCCAGATCGTTTTGGCGGCGTGTATCTCTGCCGCGCTGGGGATCATCCTCACATACCTGTTCTCCAAATCGATGCTGCGGCCGCTGTCTGTGGTCAATACGGGAGCCAAACAGCTGGCAAAGGGACACTTTGATATCCGGTTGGACGTTTCCTCTAAAGACGAGATCGGCCAGCTTGCGGACACGTTCAACAGCGTGGCGCGCGAGCTCAAGAAATACGAGGCGACGCGTGAAAGCCTAGTGGCCAATGTGTCGCACGAGCTGCGGAGCCCGCTCACTTCCATACAGGGCTTGCTGCAGGGCGTGATCGACGGGACGATCCCGCGGGAAGAGGCGGAACATTACCTGGGCGTAGTGCTCGACGAGACAAAACGTCTGGGATTCCTGATCAGCGATATGCTCGATCTGGCAAAGATCGAATCCGGGCAATTCCCCATGCAGATCGAGAAGGTGGAATTGAGCGAGCTGCTGCGCCGCACGCTCATCACGTTTGAAAGCAAGATCGAAGCGAAAAAGCTGGAGGTCTTTGTGGAGCTGCCGGAAGAGAAGCAGTATGTTTATGCGGATGAGAACCGCTTAAAGCAGGTATTGCACAATATCATTGAAAACGCGATCAAATTCGTAAACGTGGGCGGGGAACTGAAGATATCCACCACGTCCACGCAGGCGAGCGTATTTGTCAATATCACAAATTCAGGGGATGTGATCCCCAGGGAAGACCTGCCGTATCTGTTCGACCGCTTTTATAAGATCGACAAATCACATTCGCGTACCAAGGAGGGGACGGGTATCGGCCTTTCCATCGTTAAGAATATTTTGAAAGAACACGGGCAGAAAATATGGGTGACGTCGGATGAACAAAGCGGGACGACTTTCACCTTTACCCTGAAAAAAGCATAG
- a CDS encoding response regulator transcription factor — MANQNILIIDDDKNIREVVKLYLRKEGYEVTEAADGAIGFDLFMGRPYDLVLLDIMMPVQDGIETMKKIREKSNIPVIMLTAKGDTFDKVLSLELGADDYVVKPFDPKELVARVKAVIRRSTQEEKTDVLEYTDLKIDIQNYQVIYRGKELQMPPKEIELLHFLAARPNKVFTRDQLLEQVWGFEYFGDSRTVDVHIKRLREKFDDNEPWQIKTVWGVGYKFEV, encoded by the coding sequence ATGGCAAACCAGAATATTCTGATCATTGATGACGACAAAAATATCAGGGAAGTTGTAAAGCTTTACCTGCGCAAGGAAGGCTACGAAGTAACGGAGGCGGCGGACGGGGCGATCGGCTTCGATTTATTTATGGGCAGGCCGTACGACCTGGTTCTGCTCGATATCATGATGCCTGTGCAGGACGGCATTGAAACGATGAAAAAGATACGGGAAAAGAGCAATATCCCGGTGATCATGCTGACTGCCAAAGGCGACACCTTTGACAAGGTGCTTTCCCTGGAGCTGGGGGCGGACGATTATGTGGTCAAGCCCTTTGACCCCAAAGAGCTTGTGGCGCGTGTGAAGGCGGTCATCCGGCGCAGCACGCAGGAAGAAAAGACGGATGTGCTGGAATATACCGACCTGAAGATCGATATCCAGAATTACCAGGTGATCTATCGCGGCAAGGAACTGCAAATGCCCCCCAAGGAGATCGAGCTGCTGCACTTTTTGGCGGCGCGCCCCAACAAGGTGTTTACGCGCGACCAGCTATTGGAGCAGGTGTGGGGGTTTGAGTATTTCGGCGATTCGCGCACGGTGGACGTGCACATCAAACGCCTGCGTGAAAAGTTTGACGACAATGAGCCGTGGCAGATCAAGACGGTATGGGGCGTAGGCTATAAATTTGAAGTTTAG
- a CDS encoding endonuclease MutS2 yields the protein MNIPKSLEFNSILEKLAERTVSQSGAQAARALRPVSEGETARILMAQTMEAETLLIKRPSYPVCSFAAIGAELRRMKTGASLSGGEILRVASVFRAAKQAAPLAKDETAQMIPALAKGLFYDDGMIKRVEDCVVADDEIADGASTELARVRREMRKENEFIKEKLQSMIRSQGESKYLQDAIITQRNGRYVVPVKSEYKANVSGIVHEKSASGATLFIEPASVVEANNRIRELEAAEQKEIARILAGLTAGLNVYREELRADVEILTELDLLFAKAALGLAMKASPVTFNEEGEISINAGRHPLIDAEKVVPVSLKLAGGIRSLVITGPNTGGKTVTLKLIGLFAIMAQSGLLIPAKSPVKLPVFDGVFADIGDEQSIEQSLSTFSAHMKSIIFALKHAAGRSLVLLDELGAGTDPQEGSALAQAILTELMQKGSMVVATTHIGELKAFANEHEGFENASMEFDAATLTPTYRLMMGVAGHSNAILISQRLGLPKHVICAAQGYMNAEHLEYGRLVEAAEQAEKRARKMQKEAKEALAAAKDERRKAEQTAQKAAEKRKQILAKANEKAIEILDDAKETAEDAIAEAKRLGKQDEASRTVNTKKVRDRLSGKKQAIEQHKKQQKKTKNLTAEDIHVGDTVTILSMDAPATVLKAPNAKGIVRLQAGILKVDLPVSELGPGQEEAPKKGVRTSRVELDARRQVPMEIDLHGQAVDDSLIILDKYLDDAFLAGLGEVTVIHGRGTGALRRGVQEYLRTHPHVQSFRPGKYGEGDIGVTVVTLK from the coding sequence ATGAACATACCGAAATCTTTGGAATTTAACAGCATATTGGAAAAGCTTGCGGAGCGCACGGTTTCGCAGTCGGGCGCGCAAGCCGCGCGGGCGCTGCGTCCGGTAAGCGAGGGGGAAACGGCGCGAATATTGATGGCACAGACGATGGAGGCGGAAACGCTGCTCATCAAAAGGCCGAGCTATCCGGTCTGTTCGTTTGCCGCGATCGGCGCGGAGCTTCGGCGCATGAAAACGGGCGCCAGCCTTTCGGGCGGCGAAATATTGCGCGTGGCCAGTGTGTTCCGGGCGGCGAAACAGGCAGCGCCGCTGGCAAAGGACGAGACGGCGCAAATGATCCCCGCTTTGGCAAAGGGATTGTTTTACGACGACGGGATGATCAAGCGCGTAGAGGATTGCGTCGTCGCGGACGACGAGATCGCGGACGGCGCGTCCACGGAACTTGCGCGTGTGCGCAGGGAGATGCGCAAGGAAAACGAATTTATCAAGGAAAAACTGCAGTCGATGATCCGTTCGCAGGGGGAATCGAAATATTTGCAGGATGCGATCATTACGCAGCGGAACGGCAGGTATGTCGTGCCGGTGAAATCGGAATATAAGGCGAATGTTTCGGGCATCGTGCATGAAAAGAGCGCGTCCGGCGCGACGCTATTCATCGAACCGGCAAGCGTTGTGGAGGCAAACAACCGTATACGCGAGTTGGAGGCCGCGGAACAAAAGGAGATCGCGCGTATTTTGGCAGGCCTGACGGCAGGGCTGAACGTATACCGCGAGGAGCTGCGCGCAGACGTGGAGATCCTGACCGAGCTTGACCTGCTGTTCGCAAAGGCGGCTTTGGGGCTTGCCATGAAGGCTTCGCCCGTTACTTTTAACGAAGAGGGCGAGATATCCATCAACGCAGGACGCCATCCGCTGATCGATGCGGAGAAAGTCGTTCCGGTATCGCTCAAGCTTGCGGGCGGGATACGCTCGCTGGTGATCACCGGGCCGAACACGGGTGGGAAGACGGTGACGCTCAAGCTGATCGGCCTTTTTGCGATCATGGCGCAGTCGGGCCTGCTGATCCCGGCGAAATCCCCGGTGAAGCTGCCTGTGTTTGACGGGGTGTTCGCGGATATTGGGGACGAGCAAAGCATAGAGCAATCCCTTTCTACCTTTTCGGCGCATATGAAAAGCATTATTTTTGCCTTGAAGCACGCGGCAGGCCGCTCTCTGGTTTTGCTGGACGAGTTGGGCGCGGGCACAGACCCGCAGGAGGGCAGCGCACTTGCGCAGGCGATCTTAACAGAGCTCATGCAAAAGGGAAGCATGGTAGTGGCGACGACGCATATCGGCGAACTCAAGGCATTTGCCAACGAACATGAAGGGTTTGAGAACGCGAGCATGGAATTTGACGCGGCGACGCTGACGCCTACCTACCGCCTGATGATGGGCGTTGCAGGACATTCCAACGCGATCCTGATTTCGCAGCGCCTGGGGCTGCCGAAGCATGTGATCTGTGCGGCGCAGGGCTACATGAACGCGGAGCATTTGGAATACGGCAGGCTGGTCGAGGCGGCGGAGCAGGCGGAAAAACGTGCGCGCAAAATGCAAAAGGAAGCCAAGGAAGCGCTGGCAGCAGCAAAGGACGAGCGCAGGAAAGCGGAGCAGACAGCGCAAAAGGCGGCGGAAAAACGCAAGCAGATCCTTGCCAAGGCCAACGAAAAGGCAATCGAGATATTAGACGACGCCAAGGAAACGGCGGAGGATGCGATCGCGGAGGCGAAACGTCTGGGCAAGCAGGACGAAGCGAGCCGCACGGTGAATACCAAGAAAGTGCGGGACAGGCTGTCCGGCAAAAAACAGGCGATCGAGCAGCATAAAAAGCAGCAGAAGAAAACCAAAAACCTCACGGCAGAGGACATCCATGTGGGGGATACGGTAACGATCCTTTCCATGGACGCACCGGCAACGGTGTTAAAGGCGCCAAATGCAAAGGGGATCGTGCGCTTGCAGGCAGGGATCCTCAAGGTGGACTTGCCCGTGAGCGAGCTGGGGCCGGGGCAGGAAGAAGCACCCAAAAAGGGTGTGCGTACTTCGCGCGTAGAGCTTGATGCGCGGCGGCAGGTGCCGATGGAAATCGACCTGCACGGACAGGCGGTGGACGATTCGCTGATCATTCTGGATAAATATTTAGACGACGCCTTTCTTGCAGGACTTGGTGAAGTAACGGTGATCCACGGGCGTGGAACAGGCGCATTGCGCCGCGGCGTACAGGAATACCTGCGCACGCACCCGCATGTGCAGAGTTTCCGGCCGGGCAAATACGGCGAGGGCGATATTGGCGTGACGGTCGTGACGCTGAAATAG
- a CDS encoding DUF523 domain-containing protein — translation MPIICDEDRKEASIVVSACLAGVACRYDGQAKTDAGALRLVLEKKAVALCPEILAGFSSPRPPAEIRGGDGFDVLNGEARVYNKKGEDITDGFLRGAQKLFDFVLENGITEVWLKAMSPSCGVSEIYDGSFSGRAVFGCGVTCALLRKNGIKVVEIP, via the coding sequence ATGCCGATCATATGTGATGAAGACAGGAAAGAAGCGTCCATTGTAGTCAGTGCGTGCCTGGCAGGCGTTGCCTGCCGCTATGACGGACAGGCGAAAACCGACGCGGGGGCGCTGCGCCTCGTGCTTGAAAAAAAGGCAGTGGCCTTGTGCCCGGAAATCCTGGCAGGTTTTTCCTCGCCCCGTCCCCCGGCCGAAATTCGCGGGGGCGACGGTTTTGACGTTTTAAACGGGGAGGCGAGGGTTTATAATAAAAAAGGAGAAGATATTACGGATGGTTTTTTGCGCGGCGCGCAAAAGTTGTTTGATTTTGTCTTGGAAAATGGTATAACAGAAGTATGGCTCAAGGCAATGAGCCCGAGTTGCGGCGTGTCTGAAATATATGATGGCAGTTTTAGCGGCAGGGCCGTTTTTGGCTGCGGCGTGACGTGCGCGCTGCTGAGAAAAAACGGAATCAAGGTAGTGGAGATACCGTGA